A portion of the Amyelois transitella isolate CPQ chromosome 2, ilAmyTran1.1, whole genome shotgun sequence genome contains these proteins:
- the LOC106143591 gene encoding uncharacterized protein LOC106143591 has translation MWHTFVLFALFASAQGRAVNISNTWVLPEEGFPVFYRYFRDRISWYEADAVCQFHHANLVTVDTTAQYDAVRAYLKELDISSAVWVGLIRSNPDGDFTWTDYRGLSGDGYWSSAPDARAAPLCAAADPAADYRWEARACGGPTVASFICELPVPQWALGNEGCMVRALPALTVLYLPESAAVQLTADCGLAGVKRVQCTGSVKRENLLKELSCNEEEDVSSTSGVLSTTAIYSVVTTDAPASQETVSEITIDENATTEHEDDINQTNFIKSTSVPNVLKTLMQDNSLLRPSYKTQNKGIMNKNINVNIIHNNNLQSNEIPKIANIENFLNSQHLDKLEDEKNMQHKMLHDELARLGNVETIFTLPTDHFVPPLVMARSKLGDDMTVLSLEEKHAQQLAEQEKLKIHHEGYLNSYVKNNDYLKTTTENLRSITTSTDKPSLTTTQKIENKDVLKKDKPKKYNDKKFDIKNKVLKSDIKMIKPDKPTENTLIEHVTHTGATTEATMKVTPLLEKVDQNKSEEEPTIDLTVIIKNIDSNKNEYNFKGDVPKIEVIENDTTISDPEIKLVNTDNNNTGDPHQEISVKIPAQMQNFTFSHEVIKITIINEESSSVSPSVFEVTTKMPIFESEMITGETISTEKVFEKNIDPSFMTSTSPKDLFETTTKLPKNETDQLQDDITTPTITSQTNIETKSTSATLANEKDINTTESAYLTTSYLKLDKNAKEDKNTTTPVPNLTTKFTSDYTFIDSDEFEKNNTETSETIDDLNSPLLSGANEPIHRPNRSRRPQQTQSRINKFNPFRILG, from the exons TGGACACGACCGCCCAATACGACGCAGTACGGGCGTACCTCAAGGAATTGGACATCTCTAGTGCGGTGTGGGTCGGCCTCATCCGCAGTAATCCCGACGGGGACTTCACTTGGAC GGATTACCGTGGCTTAAGCGGTGATGGCTACTGGAGCTCCGCACCTGATGCCCGGGCCGCCCCACTGTGCGCGGCTGCTGACCCGGCCGCTGACTACCGCTGGGAAGCGAGGGCTTGTGGCGGACCAACAGTGGCCTCCTTTATCTGTGAACTACCAG TTCCTCAATGGGCGCTTGGAAATGAAGGATGCATGGTACGAGCACTTCCCGCGCTCACCGTCTTGTACTTGCCGGAGAGTGCGGCAGTCCAACTCACCGCCGACTGCGGGCTCGCTGGCGTGAAACGCGTGCAATGCACAGGGAGTGTG AAGCGTGAAAACCTGCTGAAAGAATTATCTTGTAATGAAGAAGAGGACGTGTCCAGCACCTCTGGTGTGCTTTCTACAACCGCCATATATTCAGTAGTAACAACTGATGCACCGGCTTCACAGGAAACTGTTAGTGAAATAACTATAGATGAAAATGCCACAACGGAACATGAAGACGATATTAACCaaactaattttatcaaatcaaCGTCTGTGccaaatgtactaaaaacgcTGATGCAAGATAATTCTTTGCTACGCCCATCTTATAAAACCCAAAATAAAggtataatgaataaaaacataaatgtgaatataattcataataataatttacaaagtaACGAAATACCTAAAATTGCAAATATAGAAAATTTCTTGAATAGCCAGCACTTAGATAAATTAGAAGATGAAAAGAATATGCAACATAAGATGTTGCATGACGAGCTGGCAAGGCTGGGCAACGTTGAAACTATATTCACGCTACCCACTGATCATTTTGTTCCACCATTAGTAATGGCTAGATCAAAATTAGGTGATGATATGACTGTATTATCATTAGAAGAAAAACATGCACAACAGCTAGCTGAAcaagaaaaactaaaaatacatCACGAAGGATATCTTAAttcttatgtaaaaaataatgactatTTAAAAACAACCACTGAAAATTTAAGATCAATCACAACTAGTACTGATAAACCTTCACTTacaacaacacaaaaaattgaaaataaagatgTTCTCAAAAAAGATAaacctaaaaaatataatgataaaaagtttgatattaaaaataaagttttaaagtcTGATATTAAGATGATAAAACCTGACAAACCGACAGAAAATACTCTTATTGAACATGTTACTCATACAGGAGCTACTACTGAAGCTACTATGAAGGTGACACCCTTATTAGAGAAAGTTGATCAGAATAAATCAGAAGAAGAGCCAACAATTGATTTGACcgttatcattaaaaatatagattcgaataaaaacgaatataattttaaaggaGACGTGCCTAAAATTGAAGTCATAGAAAATGATACTACTATATCCGAccctgaaataaaattagttaataCTGATAACAACAACACTGGAGACCCACATCAAGAAATATCAGTAAAAATACCTGCCcaaatgcaaaatttcacTTTCAGTCATGAGGTCATCAAAATAACCATAATAAATGAAGAAAGTTCAAGTGTATCTCCTTCTGTATTTGAAGTAACAACTAAAATGCCAATTTTTGAATCTGAAATGATTACAGGAGAAACAATTTCAACTGAAAAAGTGttcgaaaaaaatatagaccCTTCTTTTATGACAAGCACGTCtccaaaagatttatttgaaactacAACAAAATTACCTAAAAACGAAACAGACCAGCTTCAAGATGATATTACAACACCAACTATTACTTCTCAAACAAACATTGAAACTAAATCCACCAGTGCTACATTAGCAaatgaaaaagatataaacACGACAGAATCCGCATATTTAACAACTAGCTACCTAAAATTAGACAAAAATGCCAAGGAAGATAAAAACACAACAACACCTGTTCCAAATTTAACAACGAAATTTACAAGCGATTACACTTTTATTGATAGTGATGAATTCGAAAAAAACAACACTGAAACGTCAGAAACTATTGATGATCTCAATTCTCCTCTCTTGTCGGGAGCTAATGAACCAATACATCGCCCAAATCGTTCTAGAAGGCCACAGCAGACACAAAGtagaataaacaaatttaatccATTTCGAATCTTAGGTTAA